A genome region from Nocardioides cynanchi includes the following:
- a CDS encoding single-stranded DNA-binding protein codes for MAGDTQITVVGNLVDDPELRFTPSGAAVANFRIASTPRTFDKQSNEWKDGDALFLSCSVWRQAAENVAESLQKGMRVVVQGNLRSRQYETREGEKRTVFEIQVDEVGPSLKYATAKVTRTQRSGGSSYGDGGGSQGGGQASGPSGNDPWATPAQGGGAPAAPAGGNDPWATPGVSGNDEPPF; via the coding sequence ATGGCAGGCGATACCCAGATCACCGTGGTCGGCAACCTCGTCGACGACCCGGAGCTCCGCTTCACGCCCTCGGGCGCCGCGGTGGCCAACTTCCGGATCGCCTCGACGCCGCGCACGTTCGACAAGCAGTCCAACGAGTGGAAGGACGGCGACGCGCTGTTCCTGTCCTGCTCGGTGTGGCGGCAGGCCGCGGAAAACGTCGCCGAGTCCCTCCAGAAGGGGATGCGGGTCGTCGTGCAGGGCAACCTGCGCTCACGTCAGTACGAGACCCGCGAGGGTGAGAAGCGCACCGTCTTCGAGATCCAGGTCGACGAGGTCGGTCCGTCGCTGAAGTACGCCACCGCCAAGGTGACGCGGACGCAGCGCTCGGGCGGCTCGTCGTACGGCGACGGTGGCGGGTCCCAGGGTGGCGGTCAGGCCTCCGGTCCGTCCGGCAACGACCCGTGGGCGACCCCGGCCCAGGGCGGCGGCGCACCTGCCGCCCCCGCCGGCGGGAACGACCCGTGGGCCACGCCGGGCGTCAGCGGCAACGACGAGCCCCCGTTCTGA
- the rpsF gene encoding 30S ribosomal protein S6 yields the protein MRAYEVMVILDPSLEERTVEPSLDKYLNVIRKDGGSVESVEVWGRRRLAYEIRKNAEGIYAVVQLTAEPATVKEFDRQLGLNESILRTKVMRPDAH from the coding sequence ATGCGTGCCTATGAAGTCATGGTCATCCTCGACCCGAGTCTCGAGGAGCGTACGGTCGAGCCGTCGCTCGACAAGTACCTCAACGTCATCCGCAAGGACGGCGGCTCGGTCGAGTCCGTCGAGGTCTGGGGCCGGCGCCGCCTGGCCTACGAGATCCGCAAGAACGCCGAGGGCATCTACGCCGTCGTGCAGCTCACCGCGGAGCCCGCGACGGTCAAGGAGTTCGACCGCCAGCTCGGCCTCAACGAGTCGATCCTGCGTACCAAGGTGATGCGTCCCGACGCTCACTGA
- a CDS encoding deoxyribonuclease IV: MTPAGDPALGAHVEQTDPIAEAQARRAPHVQFFLGDPQGYKGPEIRYAGGAEGLRADAEAAGIGLYVHAPYIVNVATTNNRIRIPSRKLLQQHLDAAASIGARGLIVHGGHVNKDDDPGVGFDNWRKAIEATDLKIPLLIENTAGGDNAMARHLDRIKGVFDAVSAADGRDQVGFCLDTCHAHAGGIALETVVDEIRAITGRIDLVHCNDSRDEFDSGADRHANVGSGRIDPALLAQVVRDAAAPVVFETPGGAEEHLADFEAIRAHL, encoded by the coding sequence ATGACTCCAGCAGGAGACCCGGCCCTGGGGGCCCACGTCGAGCAGACCGACCCGATCGCCGAGGCGCAGGCGCGGCGGGCGCCGCACGTGCAGTTCTTCCTCGGTGACCCCCAGGGATACAAGGGCCCCGAGATCCGCTACGCCGGCGGTGCCGAGGGGCTGCGGGCCGACGCCGAGGCGGCCGGCATCGGTCTCTACGTCCACGCGCCCTACATCGTCAACGTCGCCACGACCAACAACCGGATCCGGATCCCGAGCCGCAAGCTCCTCCAGCAGCACCTCGACGCCGCGGCCTCGATCGGGGCGCGGGGCCTGATCGTGCACGGCGGCCACGTGAACAAGGACGACGACCCCGGGGTCGGCTTCGACAACTGGCGCAAGGCGATCGAGGCCACCGACCTCAAGATCCCGCTCCTGATCGAGAACACCGCCGGTGGTGACAACGCGATGGCCCGTCACCTCGACCGGATCAAGGGCGTCTTCGACGCAGTCTCGGCCGCCGACGGTCGCGACCAGGTCGGCTTCTGCCTCGACACCTGCCATGCCCATGCCGGCGGCATCGCGCTGGAGACGGTGGTCGACGAGATCCGCGCGATCACCGGCCGGATCGACCTCGTGCACTGCAACGACAGCCGCGACGAGTTCGACTCCGGCGCCGACCGGCACGCCAACGTCGGCAGCGGCCGGATCGACCCCGCCCTGCTCGCCCAGGTCGTCCGCGACGCCGCCGCGCCCGTGGTCTTCGAGACGCCGGGCGGCGCCGAGGAGCACCTGGCCGACTTCGAGGCGATCCGGGCGCACCTGTGA
- the dnaB gene encoding replicative DNA helicase, which translates to MSITEQGSWDVPGASEPPRDSVGDDWGDGPAAYEPGQRPSRPGDRTPPQDNAAEQSVLGSMLLSKDSIADVSEVLRGMDFYRPVHEVIYDAIIDLYGRGEPADPITVSNELQRKGELARVGGAPYLHTLSANVPIAANAGYYAEIVREKAILRRLVDAGTRIVQMGYAGAGEVDDVVDAAQAEVYQVTDRRSAEDYAPLSDIMDGVLDEIEAIGNRDAGLYGVPTGFADLDDLTNGLHNGQMIIVAARPAMGKSTLALDLCRAASIHNNMTSCFFSLEMTRSEITMRLLSAEAKVPLNHIRNGQMNDDDWQKLARKMAEVSSAPLFIDDSPNMTMMEIRAKARRLKQRHDLRVIVIDYMQLMSSGRKVESRQLEVSEFSRQIKLLAKELEIPIIALSQLNRGPEQRGDKRPMMSDLRESGSLEQDADMVILLHRDDVYEKESTRPGEADLIVAKHRNGPTRDITVAFQGHYSRFVDMAH; encoded by the coding sequence TTGAGCATCACCGAGCAGGGGTCGTGGGACGTCCCCGGAGCATCGGAGCCGCCCCGAGACAGCGTCGGCGACGACTGGGGCGACGGCCCCGCGGCGTACGAGCCGGGTCAGCGGCCCAGCCGCCCCGGCGACCGCACGCCGCCCCAGGACAACGCCGCCGAGCAGAGCGTGCTCGGCTCGATGCTGCTCTCCAAGGACTCCATCGCCGACGTCAGCGAGGTGCTGCGCGGCATGGATTTCTACCGTCCGGTCCACGAGGTCATCTACGACGCGATCATCGACCTCTACGGCCGCGGTGAGCCGGCCGACCCGATCACGGTCTCCAACGAGCTCCAGCGCAAGGGCGAGCTGGCCCGGGTCGGCGGAGCGCCCTACCTCCACACGCTGTCGGCCAACGTCCCGATCGCGGCCAACGCCGGCTACTACGCCGAGATCGTCCGCGAGAAGGCGATCCTGCGTCGGCTGGTCGACGCCGGCACCCGGATCGTGCAGATGGGCTACGCCGGCGCCGGCGAGGTCGACGACGTCGTCGACGCGGCGCAGGCCGAGGTCTACCAGGTCACCGACCGTCGCTCCGCCGAGGACTACGCGCCGCTGTCCGACATCATGGACGGCGTCCTCGACGAGATCGAGGCGATCGGCAACCGCGACGCCGGGCTGTACGGCGTGCCCACCGGCTTCGCCGACCTCGACGACCTCACCAACGGTCTGCACAACGGCCAGATGATCATCGTCGCGGCCCGCCCCGCGATGGGGAAGTCGACGCTCGCCCTCGACCTGTGCCGGGCGGCGTCGATCCACAACAACATGACCAGCTGCTTCTTCAGCCTGGAGATGACCCGCTCCGAGATCACGATGCGGCTGCTCTCGGCCGAGGCCAAGGTGCCCCTCAACCACATCCGCAACGGTCAGATGAACGACGACGACTGGCAGAAGCTGGCTCGCAAGATGGCCGAGGTGTCCAGCGCCCCGCTGTTCATCGACGACTCGCCCAACATGACGATGATGGAGATCCGGGCCAAGGCCCGGCGGCTCAAGCAGCGTCACGACCTGCGCGTGATCGTGATCGACTACATGCAGCTGATGTCCTCGGGCCGCAAGGTCGAGAGCCGCCAGCTCGAGGTCAGCGAGTTCTCCCGGCAGATCAAGCTGCTGGCCAAGGAGCTCGAGATCCCGATCATCGCCCTCTCCCAGCTCAACCGTGGCCCCGAGCAGCGCGGCGACAAGCGGCCGATGATGAGCGACCTGCGCGAGTCCGGCTCCCTGGAGCAGGACGCCGACATGGTGATCCTGCTGCACCGCGACGACGTCTACGAGAAGGAGTCGACCCGCCCGGGCGAGGCCGACCTGATCGTGGCCAAGCACCGCAACGGCCCGACCCGTGACATCACCGTCGCCTTCCAGGGTCACTACTCCCGCTTCGTCGACATGGCGCACTGA
- the rplI gene encoding 50S ribosomal protein L9, whose translation MKIILTQEVTGLGQPGDVVEVKDGYGRNYLLPRNVAIRWTRGGEKTVESIKKARASRAVRDTEHADQIKGKLEAAPVDVRVKAGPAGRLFGAVTTNEIAGALAEVAGESVDRRTIALANPIKTLGSHSVTVRLHDDVSVDVALNVIPA comes from the coding sequence ATGAAGATCATCCTGACCCAGGAAGTCACCGGCCTCGGGCAGCCCGGCGACGTGGTGGAGGTCAAGGACGGCTACGGCCGTAACTACCTCCTGCCGCGCAACGTGGCGATCCGCTGGACCCGTGGCGGCGAGAAGACCGTCGAGTCGATCAAGAAGGCCCGCGCCTCCCGCGCGGTCCGCGACACCGAGCACGCCGACCAGATCAAGGGCAAGCTCGAGGCCGCCCCGGTCGATGTCCGCGTCAAGGCCGGCCCGGCCGGCCGCCTGTTCGGGGCGGTCACCACCAACGAGATCGCCGGTGCGCTGGCCGAGGTCGCCGGCGAGTCCGTCGACCGCCGGACCATCGCCCTGGCCAACCCGATCAAGACGCTCGGCTCCCACTCGGTGACCGTGCGCCTGCACGACGACGTCTCGGTGGACGTGGCGCTCAACGTCATCCCCGCCTGA
- the rpsR gene encoding 30S ribosomal protein S18 produces MAKPVLRKPKKKVCQFCKEKATGVDYKDSTLLRKFISDRGKIRARRVTGNCVQHQRDVAIAVKNAREVALLPYTSTGR; encoded by the coding sequence ATGGCCAAGCCAGTCTTGCGCAAGCCGAAGAAGAAGGTTTGCCAGTTCTGCAAGGAGAAGGCGACCGGAGTCGACTACAAGGACTCCACGCTGCTCCGCAAGTTCATCTCCGACCGCGGCAAGATCCGCGCGCGTCGGGTCACCGGCAACTGCGTCCAGCACCAGCGGGACGTCGCGATCGCGGTCAAGAACGCCCGCGAGGTCGCGCTGCTGCCCTACACGTCCACCGGACGCTGA
- a CDS encoding alanine racemase, giving the protein MSLTLTVDGERWRRHLRSVADADPGLVPVVKGNGYGFGITRLAQTATWLGVDTIAVGTYHELSAVEQAFAGDLMVLGPWRPTGPVAPESLAPGRVIHTVSRLADLLALLDRQPDARIVLERLTSMRRHGMSAEELRAAGRLLDQRPARLEGVAFHLPLAHGAHLTEVEHLVNDVVAAELPTRTLWISHLTPPELARLRASYADYDVRPRVGTALWLGDPGALRVTATVLDVHEVERGDVFGYRGRTVPKAGHILVVSGGTSHGIGLEAPIGDHSFKARAAAVARGGLDAAGFVRSPFTVDGKPRLFAEPPHMQVSMLFLPHGPRVPAVGEEVAVRVRHTATTFDRVDIS; this is encoded by the coding sequence ATGAGCCTGACCCTGACCGTCGACGGCGAGCGCTGGCGCCGCCACCTGCGGAGCGTGGCCGACGCCGACCCCGGCCTCGTGCCGGTGGTGAAGGGCAACGGCTACGGCTTCGGGATCACCCGGCTGGCACAGACCGCGACCTGGCTCGGCGTGGACACCATCGCGGTCGGCACCTACCACGAGCTGTCCGCGGTCGAGCAGGCCTTCGCCGGTGACCTGATGGTGCTCGGCCCCTGGCGTCCCACCGGTCCGGTGGCCCCTGAGTCCCTGGCCCCGGGTCGGGTGATCCACACCGTCAGCCGCCTCGCCGACCTGCTGGCCCTGCTCGACCGGCAGCCCGACGCGCGGATCGTGCTCGAGCGCCTGACCAGCATGCGGCGGCACGGGATGTCGGCCGAGGAGCTGCGCGCCGCGGGCCGGCTCCTGGACCAGCGGCCGGCCCGGCTCGAGGGCGTCGCCTTCCATCTACCGCTCGCGCACGGGGCCCACCTCACGGAGGTCGAGCACCTGGTCAACGACGTGGTCGCCGCCGAGCTGCCGACCCGCACCCTGTGGATCAGCCACCTGACGCCGCCCGAGCTGGCCCGGCTGCGGGCGTCGTACGCCGACTACGACGTGCGCCCACGCGTCGGCACCGCGCTCTGGCTGGGTGACCCCGGGGCGCTGCGGGTGACCGCGACCGTGCTCGACGTCCACGAGGTCGAGCGCGGCGACGTCTTCGGCTACCGCGGCCGCACCGTGCCGAAGGCCGGGCACATCCTGGTCGTCTCCGGCGGTACGTCGCACGGCATCGGGCTCGAGGCTCCCATCGGCGACCACTCGTTCAAGGCCCGTGCCGCCGCCGTGGCGCGCGGCGGGCTCGACGCGGCCGGCTTCGTGCGCTCGCCGTTCACCGTCGACGGCAAGCCGCGACTGTTCGCCGAGCCGCCGCACATGCAGGTCTCGATGCTGTTCCTCCCGCACGGACCCCGGGTGCCGGCGGTCGGCGAGGAGGTCGCGGTCCGGGTGCGGCACACCGCCACGACCTTCGACCGCGTCGACATCTCCTGA
- a CDS encoding glycosyltransferase family 87 protein: MSGSEENDHRRIVHPTVDDPITAALSLGVGGPVGEHAGRHSWWTPVQVLLALTAICFALGFVQKTPCYRATWSSSETNYSDMCYSDLPYLYVDRGFAELDWPYSSAIAVRDRYQVMEYPVGISYFAYASAYLTHWLSGSPNLDARGGMSQPQLAADPKVHRETLLFTAVEGVGFALCALLAVWFLSGVHLRRPWDAAYFAVSPALLLEGLINWDLLAVVCVAGALWAHARGRPGLTGVMIGLGTAMKLYPLFLLGGLVVVYGRERRWRDLAGATATGLATWVVVNTPAFVSGRAQWNVFWSYNTHREADLGSVWLMLQQMTQHTFGVHTINVVSWLFFGAWCAAVAVLGFSARLTPRLAQLGFLLVAGFLLVNKVYSPQYTLWLLPLAVLARPRWRDQLIWQGGEILYFASVWWYLGGHLEPGGGGDPGFYWLAIIVRMATELYLVGIVVRDVLLPEYDVVREVSWRDHFSWWRQGGPGQLALTPSADGAG, encoded by the coding sequence GTGAGCGGGAGCGAGGAGAACGACCACCGTCGGATCGTGCACCCGACGGTGGACGACCCGATCACGGCGGCGCTCAGCCTTGGAGTCGGCGGTCCGGTCGGGGAGCACGCCGGCCGGCACTCCTGGTGGACGCCCGTGCAGGTGCTGCTGGCCCTGACCGCGATCTGCTTCGCGCTCGGCTTCGTGCAGAAGACCCCCTGCTACCGGGCCACCTGGAGCAGCAGCGAGACCAACTACTCCGACATGTGCTACTCCGATCTCCCCTACCTCTACGTCGACCGCGGCTTCGCCGAGCTGGACTGGCCCTACTCGAGCGCGATCGCGGTCCGGGACCGCTACCAGGTCATGGAGTACCCCGTGGGGATCTCCTACTTCGCCTACGCCTCGGCGTACCTCACGCACTGGCTCTCCGGCTCACCGAACCTCGATGCCCGCGGGGGCATGTCGCAGCCGCAGCTGGCCGCCGACCCGAAGGTGCATCGCGAGACGCTGCTGTTCACCGCGGTCGAGGGTGTCGGCTTCGCGCTGTGTGCGCTGCTCGCCGTGTGGTTCCTCAGCGGGGTGCACCTGCGCCGGCCCTGGGACGCGGCGTACTTCGCGGTCTCCCCGGCCCTGCTGCTCGAGGGCCTGATCAACTGGGACCTCCTCGCCGTGGTCTGCGTGGCCGGCGCCCTGTGGGCCCACGCCCGCGGCAGACCGGGGTTGACCGGGGTGATGATCGGGCTCGGCACGGCGATGAAGCTCTACCCGCTCTTCCTGCTCGGTGGGCTGGTGGTCGTCTACGGCCGGGAGCGGCGCTGGCGCGACCTGGCCGGGGCCACGGCGACCGGGCTGGCGACGTGGGTGGTCGTCAACACCCCGGCGTTCGTCTCCGGTCGGGCCCAGTGGAACGTCTTCTGGAGCTACAACACGCACCGTGAGGCCGACCTCGGCTCGGTCTGGCTGATGCTCCAGCAGATGACCCAGCACACCTTCGGGGTGCACACGATCAACGTCGTGTCGTGGCTGTTCTTCGGCGCCTGGTGCGCGGCCGTGGCCGTGCTGGGCTTCAGCGCCCGGCTGACGCCCCGGCTGGCTCAGCTCGGCTTCCTGCTGGTCGCCGGGTTCCTGCTGGTGAACAAGGTCTACTCGCCGCAGTACACCCTCTGGCTGCTCCCGCTCGCGGTGCTCGCCCGGCCTCGCTGGCGTGACCAGCTGATCTGGCAGGGCGGCGAGATCCTCTACTTCGCGTCGGTGTGGTGGTACCTCGGCGGACACCTCGAGCCCGGCGGCGGCGGCGACCCCGGCTTCTACTGGCTGGCGATCATCGTGCGGATGGCCACCGAGCTGTACCTCGTGGGCATCGTGGTCCGCGACGTCCTCCTGCCGGAGTACGACGTGGTGCGCGAGGTGAGCTGGCGCGACCACTTCTCGTGGTGGCGTCAGGGCGGGCCCGGCCAGCTGGCGCTGACCCCGTCAGCCGACGGCGCCGGCTGA
- a CDS encoding lipid II:glycine glycyltransferase FemX encodes MTPTVRPISADEHRAFIAGRSSASFLQTPAWAAVKSEWRAESLGWYDEGRLVGAGLVLYRQLPRVKRFLAYLPEGPVLDWAVDLGAWLAPMTTHLRSQGAFGVRMGPPVVTRRWSAAQVKEGIADEGVARLGEIAPLERSAAGARVIQQLEALGWRPQVSEGGFAAGQPQYTFVIPLVDDAGARRTDDDVLAGMNQLWRRNIRKADKAGVVVTQGRAEDLKAFHDLYAHTAERDHFTPRPLSYFETMYDALGAEDPDRITLWLAHHESDLVAATIAVRVGTHAWYSYGASSTAKREVRGSNAVQWAMIRDAMAQGAEVYDLRGITDTLDPDDPHVGLIQFKVGTGGEAVESVGEWDLPLNRVLYRGFELYLARRGG; translated from the coding sequence GTGACTCCGACCGTCCGGCCGATCTCGGCCGACGAGCACCGCGCCTTCATCGCGGGCCGCTCGTCTGCCAGCTTCCTCCAGACGCCGGCCTGGGCGGCGGTGAAGTCCGAGTGGCGGGCCGAGTCGCTCGGTTGGTACGACGAGGGCCGGCTGGTCGGGGCCGGGCTCGTCCTCTACCGCCAGCTGCCCCGCGTCAAGCGCTTCCTCGCCTACCTGCCCGAGGGTCCCGTCCTCGACTGGGCCGTCGACCTGGGCGCCTGGCTGGCACCGATGACCACGCACCTGCGCTCGCAGGGCGCCTTCGGTGTCCGGATGGGTCCGCCGGTGGTCACCCGCCGCTGGAGCGCGGCCCAGGTCAAGGAGGGCATCGCCGACGAGGGGGTCGCCCGGCTCGGCGAGATCGCGCCCCTGGAGCGCTCCGCCGCGGGCGCCCGGGTGATCCAGCAGCTCGAGGCGCTCGGCTGGCGCCCGCAGGTCTCCGAGGGTGGCTTCGCCGCGGGCCAGCCGCAGTACACGTTCGTGATCCCGCTGGTCGACGACGCCGGTGCGCGTCGTACCGACGACGACGTGCTGGCCGGCATGAACCAGCTGTGGCGGCGCAACATCCGCAAGGCGGACAAGGCCGGTGTGGTGGTGACGCAGGGTCGGGCCGAGGACCTCAAGGCGTTTCACGACCTCTACGCGCACACGGCCGAGCGGGACCACTTCACGCCGCGCCCGCTGTCCTACTTCGAGACGATGTACGACGCGTTGGGCGCAGAGGACCCCGACCGGATCACCCTGTGGCTGGCGCACCACGAGTCCGACCTGGTCGCCGCGACGATCGCGGTCCGCGTCGGCACCCACGCGTGGTACTCCTACGGCGCGTCCTCGACCGCGAAGCGCGAGGTCCGCGGGTCCAACGCCGTCCAGTGGGCGATGATCCGCGACGCCATGGCGCAGGGGGCCGAGGTCTACGACCTGCGCGGGATCACCGACACCCTCGACCCCGACGACCCCCACGTCGGCCTGATCCAGTTCAAGGTCGGCACGGGTGGCGAGGCGGTGGAGAGCGTCGGCGAGTGGGACCTCCCCCTCAACCGGGTGCTCTACCGCGGGTTCGAGCTCTACCTCGCGCGCCGCGGCGGGTGA
- a CDS encoding serine/threonine-protein kinase, whose protein sequence is MHQVVAGRFQLIEQIGRGRTGTVWRARDRRRHRRTVAAKVLSRRGADEVLGFVREQTLRVAHPHVVAPHGWAADDGVVVLAMDLVRGGSLDQLLAAYGALPQAYVAVLLDQVLQALDAVHRAGLVHRDVKPANLLLEPTGTGRPHLRLADFGVAVETSRTRGAEAAGTDGYLAPDQAAGAPPDLRQDLFAAGMTAAELLTGRLPAAADDLPPGPLRPVLRALVAAAPDQRPPSAAAALDLLRRTGVPEGAPWLRRPHPPDVPDRHPERRSGLGTWLPTWR, encoded by the coding sequence GTGCACCAGGTCGTGGCGGGCCGCTTCCAGCTGATCGAGCAGATCGGCCGTGGCCGCACCGGCACGGTCTGGCGGGCCCGCGACCGGCGGCGCCATCGCCGGACCGTCGCCGCCAAGGTGCTGTCGCGGCGCGGAGCCGACGAGGTGCTGGGCTTCGTCCGCGAGCAGACCCTGCGGGTCGCCCACCCCCACGTGGTGGCGCCCCACGGCTGGGCCGCGGACGACGGCGTGGTCGTGCTGGCCATGGACCTGGTCCGCGGCGGCTCGCTCGACCAGCTGCTCGCGGCGTACGGCGCCCTGCCGCAGGCCTACGTGGCCGTGCTGCTCGACCAGGTGCTCCAGGCGCTCGACGCGGTGCACCGCGCCGGGCTCGTGCACCGGGACGTGAAGCCGGCCAACCTCCTGCTCGAGCCCACCGGCACCGGCCGACCCCACCTGCGCCTCGCGGACTTCGGCGTCGCCGTCGAGACCAGCCGCACCCGGGGGGCCGAAGCCGCCGGCACCGACGGCTACCTCGCCCCCGACCAGGCCGCCGGGGCGCCGCCCGACCTCCGTCAGGACCTCTTCGCCGCCGGCATGACCGCGGCCGAGCTGCTGACCGGCCGGCTGCCGGCGGCAGCCGACGACCTGCCGCCCGGCCCGCTCCGGCCGGTGCTGCGCGCGCTGGTCGCGGCGGCTCCCGACCAGCGGCCACCCAGCGCGGCCGCGGCCCTGGACCTCCTGCGCCGGACCGGCGTGCCGGAGGGGGCGCCGTGGCTGCGGCGACCGCACCCACCCGACGTACCCGACCGGCACCCCGAGCGGCGCTCCGGGCTGGGCACCTGGCTGCCGACCTGGCGGTGA
- a CDS encoding DUF2721 domain-containing protein has translation MTEQPGNPTDPTQPDPAASSDAAPTPPPAAPTPPAQSSAPAAGASQYDFNQAKSTLQGAHKFDLGIMAAGLVAFIAGLLPFYTISVSAGGFGGASDSVTAWHGFFGWFGVLLALVGAVVVALALFANVTLPMPLYQLATAAFGAALICLILALFVIPGGGCNGAGAFGVKCDTGHGIGYWLALLAVIAGLALSVLRMRETTTTGTTAAA, from the coding sequence ATGACCGAGCAGCCCGGGAACCCCACGGATCCCACTCAGCCCGACCCCGCCGCGTCGAGTGACGCAGCGCCGACTCCTCCGCCCGCAGCGCCCACGCCACCCGCGCAGTCCAGTGCGCCGGCCGCCGGTGCGTCCCAGTACGACTTCAACCAGGCCAAGTCCACGCTCCAGGGTGCCCACAAGTTCGACCTGGGGATCATGGCCGCGGGCCTGGTCGCCTTCATCGCCGGACTCCTGCCCTTCTACACGATCTCGGTGAGCGCCGGCGGCTTCGGCGGCGCCTCGGACTCGGTGACGGCCTGGCACGGCTTCTTCGGCTGGTTCGGCGTGCTGCTGGCCCTGGTCGGGGCCGTGGTCGTGGCGCTGGCCCTGTTCGCCAACGTCACGCTGCCGATGCCGCTCTACCAGCTCGCCACGGCCGCCTTCGGCGCGGCCCTGATCTGCCTGATCCTGGCGCTGTTCGTGATCCCCGGTGGCGGCTGCAACGGCGCCGGCGCCTTCGGCGTCAAGTGCGACACCGGCCACGGCATCGGCTACTGGCTCGCCCTGCTCGCGGTGATCGCCGGCCTGGCCCTGTCGGTGCTGCGGATGCGCGAGACGACGACCACGGGCACCACCGCGGCCGCCTGA